The Treponema succinifaciens DSM 2489 region CGTCATTTTCAACGCTTGAAGCTGACTGCAAAACTGAACCACTCAGCGGCACATTCATTTTTTGAGAAGACGTATCTTCAACATTTGTAAATTCCATATTATTCCTCCCGACCCGCGCATTCTGCTTCTTAATCCCCATTAAAAACAGAGCGCATCCAAAAATATTTAGTTTATCAATTTATCTTTTTTAACAAGTTCTTAAACCAGCTGGACATTGAATCCTTTTTTTGTTTTTTTGAAACTTTGCGGGAAACCGCCGCAGAAGAATCATCATTTTTATTCGCAAGAACCAGTCCAACAGCAGTCGCAAAATCCGCATTTCTATAAGAATCATCAGTTCCACCAAAATCCGCACAACAGCCGATTCTAACAGCCGTAGTCTTCCAAACTTCCTGCGCAAGAGTTTCAATGCCAGGCATAAGAGCTCCTCCGCCAGTAAGAACAATCGTTCCCCTAAGTTCCGTAAGACCAGAACGTCTGACAACTTCTTTTTTTGCAGAAACAAGAATTTCTTCAACACGCGCCGTTATAATTTCACTTAAAGCCGCTTTGTTTGTAAGCTCAGGCGGAAGTCCTCCAACGCCAGGAATTATAACTTCCTCATTTTCCTCTCCTTCGTTAAGCCAACAAGTACCGTACTTTATTTTCAATTCTTCAGCTACAGAAAAAGGAACACCCATTACTTCGGAAATATCATTTGTAACACGGTTTCCGCCAGCTGGAATTGAAGTTGTAAAAACCGGAGCGTCTTTGTTCAGAACAATCACATCCGTAGAACCGCCGCCCAAATCAATCAAAATAGAACCAAGATCGCGCTCGTCTTCTCTTAAAGTCGCATAGGCAGCCGCCAAAGTTTTAAGCGTGATCCTTCTAAGTTGATATTCTGCGCGCATAATACATTCATTTATATTCGCATAGGCTGAAGTTGAAACTTTTAAAAGCAAAGTCTTTACTTCAAGCCGCACGCCTTTTATTCCGATTGGATTTGCATATTCGCGTCCGTCAACAAGATATTCCTGCGGAAGAATGTGAAGAAGAATTTCATTCAGCGGAATTGAAACAGCCTGGGCGCAATCCAACGCACGGTTCTTTGCTTCCATTTTGATTTCAACTTCACGGTTTCCGCCTTTAGGATCTGCGCCAACAACACCCGTAGAAGGAAGACTTGTAACCTGTGAACCACCGATTGAAGTATAAACTTCAACAACTGTTGTACCCGCGCTGATTTCGGCAGCTTCAATTGTTTCTTTTATTACATTTTTTGTTGCATCAATATTGACGATTATTCCGTTTCTAACTCCCTGAGACGGTCTTTTTGAAATTCCTATTATTTCAATTTCGTCATTTGCATTTACTTCTGCAATAACTGCCCTGATCCAGCAAGTGCCAATATCAAGACCAACAATTGTCCGAGCCAAAATATTCCTCACTCAACGGCATCTGTATGAAAGCGAATCATATCGCAAATCGACTTCCACAACATCCGGTTCTATAGAATTTACAACGTCAAGAACAACCATCATATACTTCAGCGCGTCTTCAGTCAAAGAGCGGTCGGTAAGAACTCTGACCTTTGCCTGTGTAGGATAAAGAACAAGCTCGTAGTTTCCATACTCTTTAGGCACAACCTGAATTTCTGAAATCGCGGCAAAATATTTCTGAGACAAATTTCTTATCGCTGAAATTTGCTCCATAAGCACACGATATTTTGCCGGAAGTCTCATTCCTTCCTGAAGATTTTCAATAGGAAGTCCTGAAATAAGAGGAACAGAACTGTCCTGCAAAATGGAATCTGACTGTATGCTGAATAGTACACAATTTTCGTCAATTTGAACAGACTTTGACACACCATTTACAGAAAGAATAGTTTTTGCAACCGGAGTTCTTTCTTTTACGGAAATAAAAATCTTGTCTGGAAAACGCTTGTCAACGGAAACTCTTTCAAT contains the following coding sequences:
- a CDS encoding cell division protein FtsQ/DivIB, whose amino-acid sequence is MSDAAISDFEEFWGSFEGVKTSEKADKKASEKKYIALKIVVFVLGFFLFVEGIIYAFVLPCFGHPAIIYSGLDSFARKDIAERLAPLSNSSWTGFDTDRAASILSNVSYIERVSVDKRFPDKIFISVKERTPVAKTILSVNGVSKSVQIDENCVLFSIQSDSILQDSSVPLISGLPIENLQEGMRLPAKYRVLMEQISAIRNLSQKYFAAISEIQVVPKEYGNYELVLYPTQAKVRVLTDRSLTEDALKYMMVVLDVVNSIEPDVVEVDLRYDSLSYRCR
- the ftsA gene encoding cell division protein FtsA gives rise to the protein MARTIVGLDIGTCWIRAVIAEVNANDEIEIIGISKRPSQGVRNGIIVNIDATKNVIKETIEAAEISAGTTVVEVYTSIGGSQVTSLPSTGVVGADPKGGNREVEIKMEAKNRALDCAQAVSIPLNEILLHILPQEYLVDGREYANPIGIKGVRLEVKTLLLKVSTSAYANINECIMRAEYQLRRITLKTLAAAYATLREDERDLGSILIDLGGGSTDVIVLNKDAPVFTTSIPAGGNRVTNDISEVMGVPFSVAEELKIKYGTCWLNEGEENEEVIIPGVGGLPPELTNKAALSEIITARVEEILVSAKKEVVRRSGLTELRGTIVLTGGGALMPGIETLAQEVWKTTAVRIGCCADFGGTDDSYRNADFATAVGLVLANKNDDSSAAVSRKVSKKQKKDSMSSWFKNLLKKIN